In Thalassotalea fonticola, a single genomic region encodes these proteins:
- the gltB gene encoding glutamate synthase large subunit — MQLYDPNFQKDNCGFGLIAHQEGETSHKLIKTAISALDRMQHRGGIAADGKTGDGCGLLMQKPDSFFRAIADENDWSLSAKYAVGTIFLNPDPVQAELSKQILTEELEQETLSIVGWRVVPTDLNILGPIAKGNLPGIEQVFVNGPSGWQNQDFERRLYMARRRAEKRIEDSRFYVASLSCLVTIYKGLVMPKDLPNFYLDLADIRMQSAICVFHQRFSTNTSPQWHLAQPFRYLAHNGEINTISGNRQWSRARTYKFKTPLIPDLQDAAPFVNESGSDSSSLDNMLELFMSGGMDLYRGMRLLMPPAWQNNPAMDDDIKAFYEFNSMHMEPWDGPAGIVMTNGRHVACNLDRNGLRPARYVRTRNGFITLASEVGIWDYGEDEVIEKGRVGPGEMLSVDTYTGKLLKSSDIDNDLKDRHPYRDWLNNNIRHLVPFEKLEAERIGKRVFTDQQMNEFHKLFNYSYEEIQQVIKTMAENGQEATGSMGDDTPMAVLSSKSRTLYDYFRQQFAQVTNPPIDPLRERFVMSLGTCIGREHNVFNETTGHADRVLFETPVLMYTGIKQLREFDPKHYHSETINLNYPASEGLQQAIERICNEAENLVREKDTVILILSDREISKQTLPIPAAMAVGAVQKRLVDQNLRCDSNIVVETASARDPHHFAVLFGLGATAVYPFMAYETIETMVEQGQIDIPARQAVENYRNAINKGLLKILSKMGISTISSYRCAGLFEAIGLSDEIMDLCFPGIQSRIQGSKFKDIEQDNINLSRRAWLPHQKITHGGLLKYVHGEEYHCFNPDVVSSLQRSVQTGNYADYKVYADAVNSRPPATLRDLISFKEDTDSINIDEVEADTEMFKRFDSAAMSIGALSPEAHEALAIAMNRLGGYSNSGEGGEDASRFGTVRNSRIKQIASGRFGVTPHYLVNADVLQIKVAQGAKPGEGGQLPGDKVTPLIAKLRFSVPGVTLISPPPHHDIYSIEDLAQLIFDLKQVNPKCIVSVKLVSGPGVGTIASGVAKAYADFITISGYDGGTGASPLTSVKYAGCPWELGLAEAHQSLVANGLRHKVRLQVDGGLKTGVDIVKAAILGAESFGFGTAPMVALGCKFLRICHLNNCATGIATQDQLLRDEYFKGLPDQVMNYFRFIAQEVREILAKLGVVSLTELIGRTDLLELLEGLTAKQQNLDLSGIVAPVVAPEHTALYQTEANPAFDKAELNNSILAQVQEAILDKSGGDYYFSSQNTDRSVGALISGEIARHHGNQGMSSNPIHLHLTGTVGQSFACWNAGGLNITLTGDANDYVGKGMAGGIVTIMPPKGVTYQTHLTPIMGNTCLYGATGGHLYAAGTAGERFAVRNSGCNAVVEGAGDHACEYMTGGIVTIIGQVGLNFGAGMTGGFAYVLDEADDLDSRLNGESIEILELNELAIHQEHLRGLINHHFEETGSLRAEFILENFSEFAPKFKLIKPKATDVKTLLGHRSRSSAELRVQAQ, encoded by the coding sequence ATGCAACTTTATGATCCCAATTTTCAAAAAGATAATTGTGGTTTTGGTTTAATCGCCCATCAAGAGGGTGAAACAAGTCATAAGCTTATTAAAACTGCAATTTCTGCGTTAGATCGTATGCAGCATCGCGGCGGTATCGCTGCAGATGGTAAAACCGGCGACGGTTGTGGTTTGTTAATGCAAAAACCAGACAGCTTTTTTAGAGCAATTGCTGATGAAAACGATTGGAGCTTAAGTGCAAAGTACGCTGTTGGTACCATTTTCTTAAACCCTGATCCTGTACAAGCTGAGCTTTCAAAACAAATTCTAACCGAAGAACTTGAGCAAGAAACACTTAGTATAGTTGGCTGGCGCGTTGTTCCTACAGATTTAAATATACTGGGCCCAATCGCGAAAGGTAATTTACCAGGCATCGAACAAGTATTTGTTAATGGCCCGTCTGGGTGGCAAAATCAAGATTTTGAACGCCGCTTATATATGGCAAGACGCCGTGCAGAAAAACGCATCGAAGACAGTCGATTTTACGTTGCCAGTTTATCTTGCTTAGTCACGATTTATAAAGGCTTGGTAATGCCGAAAGATTTGCCAAACTTCTATTTAGATCTGGCAGATATTCGTATGCAGTCGGCTATATGTGTATTCCACCAACGATTCTCAACCAATACGTCGCCACAATGGCATCTTGCCCAGCCATTCAGATACTTAGCACATAACGGTGAAATAAATACCATTAGTGGTAATCGCCAATGGAGCCGAGCACGTACTTACAAGTTTAAAACGCCGCTCATTCCTGATTTACAAGATGCTGCACCATTTGTAAACGAAAGTGGCTCAGACTCATCATCACTTGATAACATGCTTGAGCTATTTATGTCTGGCGGTATGGATTTATACCGTGGTATGCGTTTATTAATGCCACCGGCATGGCAAAATAATCCAGCAATGGATGATGACATTAAAGCATTCTACGAATTTAACTCTATGCATATGGAGCCATGGGATGGTCCAGCAGGCATTGTAATGACTAATGGTCGTCACGTAGCCTGTAACCTAGACCGAAATGGTCTGCGCCCTGCTCGTTACGTCAGAACTAGAAATGGCTTTATTACCCTTGCCTCTGAAGTTGGTATTTGGGATTACGGTGAAGATGAAGTTATAGAAAAAGGTCGTGTTGGCCCTGGTGAAATGCTTTCAGTCGATACCTACACAGGTAAGCTATTGAAATCTAGCGATATTGATAATGACTTAAAAGATCGTCACCCTTACCGTGATTGGCTAAATAATAACATTCGCCACTTAGTGCCGTTTGAAAAATTAGAAGCGGAACGAATCGGTAAAAGAGTATTTACTGACCAGCAAATGAATGAATTTCATAAGCTGTTTAATTACTCATACGAAGAAATTCAGCAAGTCATCAAAACCATGGCTGAAAATGGCCAGGAAGCAACAGGCTCTATGGGTGATGATACACCTATGGCAGTGTTATCGAGTAAGTCTCGTACTTTATACGATTATTTCCGCCAACAGTTTGCGCAAGTAACTAATCCGCCAATCGATCCATTACGTGAGCGTTTTGTAATGTCTCTAGGCACTTGTATTGGCCGTGAGCACAATGTATTCAACGAAACTACCGGCCATGCTGATAGGGTGTTGTTTGAAACACCAGTGTTAATGTATACCGGTATTAAACAGCTGCGTGAATTTGATCCTAAACATTATCACTCTGAAACAATTAACCTAAACTACCCAGCTAGCGAAGGTTTACAACAAGCGATTGAACGAATTTGTAATGAAGCTGAAAATTTAGTTCGTGAAAAAGACACTGTCATATTAATTTTATCCGATCGTGAAATTTCTAAACAGACATTACCAATTCCTGCAGCTATGGCTGTGGGTGCAGTGCAAAAACGTTTAGTTGATCAAAATCTACGCTGTGATTCAAATATAGTTGTTGAAACTGCGTCGGCTCGTGACCCACATCATTTTGCCGTATTATTTGGCTTAGGCGCTACCGCCGTTTACCCATTTATGGCTTACGAAACGATTGAAACAATGGTAGAGCAAGGCCAAATTGATATACCAGCAAGACAAGCGGTCGAAAATTATCGCAATGCCATCAATAAAGGTTTGTTAAAAATTCTATCTAAAATGGGGATTTCAACAATTTCCAGTTACCGCTGTGCGGGCTTGTTTGAAGCAATTGGTTTATCAGACGAGATCATGGATTTATGTTTCCCTGGCATTCAAAGTCGTATTCAAGGCAGTAAATTTAAAGATATCGAACAAGACAATATAAACTTATCTCGCCGAGCTTGGCTACCACATCAAAAAATCACCCATGGTGGTTTATTAAAATACGTTCACGGTGAAGAATATCACTGTTTTAACCCTGACGTAGTGTCTAGCTTGCAACGTTCGGTGCAAACTGGCAATTACGCAGATTACAAAGTGTATGCTGATGCGGTTAATTCAAGACCACCGGCAACATTAAGAGATTTAATCAGCTTTAAAGAAGATACTGACTCAATCAATATTGACGAGGTAGAAGCCGATACTGAAATGTTCAAACGCTTTGATAGTGCCGCGATGAGTATTGGTGCCTTAAGTCCGGAAGCTCATGAAGCTTTAGCCATTGCGATGAACCGTTTAGGCGGTTATTCAAACTCAGGTGAAGGTGGTGAAGACGCCAGTCGTTTTGGTACGGTACGTAACTCTCGTATTAAGCAAATTGCCTCTGGTCGTTTTGGCGTAACGCCACATTACTTAGTTAATGCCGATGTATTACAAATAAAAGTAGCGCAAGGTGCAAAACCAGGTGAAGGTGGTCAGCTTCCTGGCGATAAAGTAACACCACTAATTGCGAAACTACGTTTCTCGGTACCAGGTGTAACGCTTATTTCACCGCCACCACATCATGATATTTATTCGATTGAAGATTTAGCACAATTAATTTTCGACTTAAAACAAGTAAATCCTAAGTGTATCGTTTCAGTGAAATTAGTATCAGGCCCTGGCGTTGGTACTATTGCATCTGGCGTTGCCAAAGCTTATGCCGATTTCATTACAATCTCTGGCTATGACGGTGGTACAGGTGCAAGCCCACTTACCTCTGTTAAATATGCGGGTTGTCCTTGGGAGTTAGGTTTAGCTGAAGCACATCAATCTTTGGTTGCTAATGGCTTACGTCACAAAGTACGTTTACAAGTTGATGGCGGTTTAAAAACCGGTGTTGATATTGTTAAAGCCGCTATTTTAGGTGCTGAAAGCTTCGGTTTCGGTACTGCTCCTATGGTGGCTTTAGGTTGTAAATTCTTACGAATTTGTCACTTAAATAACTGTGCAACCGGTATTGCAACGCAAGACCAATTGTTGCGTGATGAATACTTCAAAGGGTTACCTGACCAGGTAATGAACTACTTCCGCTTCATTGCGCAAGAAGTTCGCGAAATATTAGCAAAACTTGGCGTTGTATCATTAACTGAATTAATTGGTCGTACCGATTTACTAGAATTACTTGAAGGCTTAACAGCTAAACAGCAAAATCTAGATTTGTCTGGCATAGTGGCTCCTGTTGTGGCGCCTGAGCATACAGCTCTTTATCAAACTGAAGCTAACCCTGCATTTGATAAAGCAGAATTAAACAATAGTATTCTGGCGCAAGTACAAGAAGCGATTTTAGACAAATCAGGTGGTGATTATTACTTTAGCAGTCAAAACACTGACCGTTCAGTTGGCGCATTAATTTCTGGTGAAATTGCTCGTCATCACGGTAATCAAGGCATGAGTTCTAATCCTATTCATCTGCATCTGACAGGTACCGTAGGACAATCATTTGCTTGTTGGAATGCTGGTGGTCTTAATATTACATTAACCGGTGATGCTAACGATTACGTTGGTAAAGGCATGGCTGGCGGTATCGTTACTATCATGCCGCCAAAAGGTGTTACTTATCAAACTCACCTAACACCAATTATGGGTAATACCTGTTTATATGGTGCTACTGGTGGTCACTTGTATGCTGCAGGTACTGCTGGCGAGCGATTCGCGGTACGTAACTCTGGCTGTAATGCTGTAGTTGAAGGTGCTGGTGATCATGCTTGTGAATATATGACAGGCGGCATCGTAACAATTATAGGTCAAGTTGGCCTTAACTTCGGTGCCGGCATGACCGGTGGTTTTGCTTACGTACTTGATGAAGCAGATGACTTAGATTCACGTTTAAATGGAGAATCTATTGAAATTTTAGAGCTTAATGAATTAGCTATTCATCAAGAGCATCTTCGTGGTCTTATTAACCATCATTTTGAAGAAACCGGTAGCCTTAGAGCAGAATTTATTCTCGAAAATTTCAGTGAATTTGCACCGAAATTCAAACTAATAAAGCCGAAAGCCACTGATGTGAAAACATTATTAGGTCATCGCAGCCGTTCATCAGCTGAATTAAGAGTTCAGGCGCAGTAG